The window GTGCCCGCGTCCAATCGGTTCATCAATAACACCGTCGTGAACAACCGTGACTTCGGCATCATCATGAGCGGGACGAACCGCAGCACGGTCATCAGCGGCAGCGCGATATCATCGAACGGCGGATACGGCATCTATATCGGTACCGTGGCGAGCGCGAACAGGATTGTGAGCAACAGTATCGTCGGCAATAAATATGCCGGTGTGATGCTCAATAATGCCGCGGTTGCGACGAACATCATCTGCTCGAACATCATCCTCGGCCCCGGACAGGAAGAGGGCATCAATCTGAGCAGCTGCCCGTCGAACCTTATCTTCAGGAACGTTATCGCCGATCATATGCGCGGCGTGTCCGTCGTCATGGCGAACAGCAATGACATCTTCAATAATACCATCTATAACAACGGGAACGGCATCGACTGGAGTACCGCAACGAACGTGCGCATCAGGAATAATATCATTTTCGGCAGCACGAATATCGGCGTGAATGACAGCGGGGCATCGGGGAATTCCGAGATAAACTATACCGTTTTCTATAACAATGCGTTCGGCGATACGAACGTAAGCGCCCGCAACAGGATCGGGCCGAGCAATATGTCTGGCGCCGATCCGTACATCGATACGTTCGGGTCGTATGATATCCTGAGCCCGATGAGCATGGCTGTGGATCGCGGTACGAACATTCCCGGGATAAGCAGTACGTTCCTCAGCAATGGTCCGGATATCGGGTGGAGGGAATCCGCCTTCTCGTCGGACCAGGCATTGTTCGTGTGCGCTATCACCAACCCCCCGGCGAATCAATGGATAGGGACGCCGATCGTGAATTTCTCGGGTTCTGCCGGGGCAAGTGTCACCGGCGTATACTTTGGAACGAACAGCACCATGGGGCTGGTTTCCGGGACCGGGGTATGGACGACGAATACTATCGATGTGAGCATGTTCTCGAACGCAACGAATGTGTTCTACGCCGCTGCCAGCAATGCGAGCGGTACGCTTTTCACCAATGTGCAGACGAACTTTTTTGATTTCACCGCGCCTGAGGTTTCGTTCACTGCGCCTGTGGCGCTCGAGGTCATAAGCAATACGGTGATCTATCAGGGTTCAAATGTCGATACGTCCGCACCGGTCATGGGGTTCTGGTACAATGTGAACGGCGGCGTATGGTCTTCGGTGCCGGTGGAGACGAATTGGAGCGGGGACATCGATACCACGATGTACCCGAACGGGATTTTTGTTGTCGGGATACGATCGAGCAATGCTGCGGGGCTCGTTTCGTATGCCTACCGCACGAATTACGTGGACAACATTCCGCCGATGTCAGCGACGTATAAATATCCGACAAATGCGGCGGTGAGTATCCTGACCTATTCAAATGCCGCGGCGTTCCCGCTCGCAAATCCTCCGCCGACCTTCGGGATTTTCGCCGGAGAATTGATCGTTGATCCGGGTACAAAGCTGAATGCCCCGGATGCGGTATCACTGAATGCTGATGCGAGCAGTACCGCCATGCACAGCGGGTTCCGGTACAAGATAAAGATCAACGAAAGCCTGATCTATGCGACGAATACCTATGTGCGGTGGCGGGGCTATACCGATAAGACATCCGGCGGTGTCTATGTATGGAAGAACTCCGCTGGCGCATGGGCCCGGTGCGGGGCCGTTCCTGCAGCGAACGCCGATGTGATAAGCAATGCCGGACCGCTCAGTAACTATGCGACCAACGAGTATGGAACGAATTATATCTATATAATAGCGAGCGCCATACGTTCCGGAGGTGCGGGGACGATATTCGGCGACTATGTAGAGGCGCGTATCGATTCATCGCCGGGTGTGCCGGGAGTGAATAATGACGCCGGGGCGTCGAACATCACCTTTAATTCGGCGCAGCTCAACGGCGTACTGGAATATGACAGCGGTGTGAACACCACCGTGCGCGTGTACTGGGGATCGGGCGACGGCGGCACAACGCCTGCGTCCTGGGCGAATATGATAGACCTGGGGACGCGCAGCATCGGCGGATTTTCAACGAATGTATACGGATTATCTCCCGGGACGACACATTACTACCGAACGTTGGCGTCGAATGTCTATGGAACGAATTGGGCCGGGGTCACATCGAATTTTACCACAATGCCTATCATTATTGCGACCAATTTCACCATCGGCGGTGCGGGATATTATTCACTGCAGGCCGCTGTGAATGCCGCATCCGCCGGACATGAGATCCGCGTGCTAGCGACGAATCTTACGCGCAGTGCGGGGCAGCTCAATGCGCTTTCGATGACAAACGCCGTTTTCATCACCAACAGGAACGATCTGAGGGTTATCGGCGGCTATGGTCCGGCGTTCGCTGTGCAGACAGGCTATACCGTACTTGACGGTTTGGGAGCGACGGCGGTCTCCAATCGGCTTGTGTACATTGCGAACCTTACCAACCTCATGTTCGACGGGTTCGTGATACGCGGCGGGGGGAGCAATGGCGGCGTTCCGATATTGACCGGAACAGGGGTCATTGCATCGAACGTGTCGAATTCGATATTTTCCAATATTGTCGTGAGCAACAATTGTTCGTCCAACGGCGGCGGTATGTATATCGCTGATAGTGTCAACAGCGTCTATCATGGCGTGATCGCGGATAATAAGGCGTATAATTCCGCCGGTGGGATGTATTTCATGTACGGCAGCAACAATACCATCGGCGGAATGATCGTCGGCAATACCGCGTCGAATTCCGGCGGCGGGGTGTGCACGTACTACAGCAGAGATTCACGCATAAGCGCCGATCTCATCAGCAATACTTCATCGAATTTCGCGGCCGGCGCGTACCTGTACGCCAGCAGCAATATGAGCGTCAGCGGACGTATCTCGTACAATACCGCATCGAATGCCGGCGGCGGTCTGTATCTGAACCTCTCGTTCAGCAATGACATCGCAAGCGCTGTCGTGAACAACAGTTCGTCGAATTTCGGCGGAGGTGTGTATTCACTGAACAGCAGCAGTAACAGATTT is drawn from Spirochaetota bacterium and contains these coding sequences:
- a CDS encoding right-handed parallel beta-helix repeat-containing protein, with the translated sequence MIDRRYRCSILTNGLSTKFLSSAITSPSSDAFDIIRTTNLFFSNCLIASVPGTALIFSNAGTNIIMHCTITNNIAGISNVAFSSNRIHNNNIDNLGMNLASMNVASYAASNFFGTRAFTQMKLLRTNHGVTPWRNMFGGRNGDWVLPPSPNGCIAATNLALGQIVIQWQQIALADFSNYQVYRTQADSFSNLSDASRVFTGFNSTVTQFVENDMVGGVYRYYATVMDTNGNESWYSPMGIVTNNTIVASNANTFATYTNLQQAINAAAGGHTIIAYRTRHIGNYVIDRSLTLRSRDWIDFGENMRTIIESPSLTTDPLMLSNPAPISVTVEGFNICRGQTGVRVQSNVTANILNNVICSNESRGVLLNIGSLYCTIISNRIFSNAAQNFSGHGIYLNTNFGGALIEYNIIENNNGDTPYGIFARSSSNLLQIRYNTIVSNISARTNTGGGIRIEDCFSEVIGNTIGYNGKYACEGGGIVISNIAASTNLIADNIITHHLASNYSYGIYVITNAPLSLMIISNNSISSNGLSVISNLRARGVFVAAGGGTYVICDNTIAENRDAINCGGVGVHFNTGTFANAFIERNNIVRSGQSGISAFSTGAVTIRSNSIRDSGIAMSLASGAWEAFGIYASKSSALVIDGNTVTGTTSVNVTNIYGISVGTNASIINNTVVSNMPPNSKYACGIDMYGPCHYSLVSNNYVAYNAGTNTGYGIQVFASVPASNRFINNTVVNNRDFGIIMSGTNRSTVISGSAISSNGGYGIYIGTVASANRIVSNSIVGNKYAGVMLNNAAVATNIICSNIILGPGQEEGINLSSCPSNLIFRNVIADHMRGVSVVMANSNDIFNNTIYNNGNGIDWSTATNVRIRNNIIFGSTNIGVNDSGASGNSEINYTVFYNNAFGDTNVSARNRIGPSNMSGADPYIDTFGSYDILSPMSMAVDRGTNIPGISSTFLSNGPDIGWRESAFSSDQALFVCAITNPPANQWIGTPIVNFSGSAGASVTGVYFGTNSTMGLVSGTGVWTTNTIDVSMFSNATNVFYAAASNASGTLFTNVQTNFFDFTAPEVSFTAPVALEVISNTVIYQGSNVDTSAPVMGFWYNVNGGVWSSVPVETNWSGDIDTTMYPNGIFVVGIRSSNAAGLVSYAYRTNYVDNIPPMSATYKYPTNAAVSILTYSNAAAFPLANPPPTFGIFAGELIVDPGTKLNAPDAVSLNADASSTAMHSGFRYKIKINESLIYATNTYVRWRGYTDKTSGGVYVWKNSAGAWARCGAVPAANADVISNAGPLSNYATNEYGTNYIYIIASAIRSGGAGTIFGDYVEARIDSSPGVPGVNNDAGASNITFNSAQLNGVLEYDSGVNTTVRVYWGSGDGGTTPASWANMIDLGTRSIGGFSTNVYGLSPGTTHYYRTLASNVYGTNWAGVTSNFTTMPIIIATNFTIGGAGYYSLQAAVNAASAGHEIRVLATNLTRSAGQLNALSMTNAVFITNRNDLRVIGGYGPAFAVQTGYTVLDGLGATAVSNRLVYIANLTNLMFDGFVIRGGGSNGGVPILTGTGVIASNVSNSIFSNIVVSNNCSSNGGGMYIADSVNSVYHGVIADNKAYNSAGGMYFMYGSNNTIGGMIVGNTASNSGGGVCTYYSRDSRISADLISNTSSNFAAGAYLYASSNMSVSGRISYNTASNAGGGLYLNLSFSNDIASAVVNNSSSNFGGGVYSLNSSSNRFTGSISSNASKDAGGLYMSLGVGNSISATVNGNTATNIGGGLYILNNTNCSVSAVLMNNSASNFGGGIYFTGGSNIIISGSYFSNNSAGATNASISFTNSTAAVTNDPFTISNCTFFGGGANSYAIIEHGTKDITNQTIVSNIFWTNTLSYLYGDLTGIISNNQVVLLNTPNTRHDAIASAKNAVMPVIPLPIIATNATLGGAGYSMLQDAI